The genomic region ATCAGATTAATTTCCACTTACACTTGACTTTTTCGGTCAATAATTAGTTGGTTGGTGTTCAGCTGATTTCTTGTTTTCCTACAGAGATTAAGAAATTGAGACTGTGTGGTtttacatgaaataaaatatcataTTTCAGTAACCGTTTCGCAAGTGCAAAGGGTTTCAGCTCCCAGAAACGTGAAAATGCACTGTTTGTCTTATTTGATATGGTCTAATAACTTAATGTCACTGTAGACTGTACCATTGTTTGtacaaagcaaacaaaatagatttgtcaagtttttttttctggacatTTTTAATGGACAAAACTATAAATTGAGAAATTCATCAGCCAACTAATTGATAACCAAGTTGTTAGAGCCCTAAATAACTGTCAATCTCAATGAGATAAGTCTAGATGTCAAAAACACGATATTATGAAACGAAACATATAGTAAAAACACTGGTCaaagaatgaagaaaaataaacgTGTGATTTTATAGTATCTTTGTATAATAACAACACACTATGCTATCAGTCAGCTCAGTCTTTTCTGCTCAGTCTGCTTCCTGGAGAACGACAGAACGACTTTTGAATCACACTGTGACGAAACACATGACACGTCCCCTCTAAAGTGCCACAGGCGTCCACGTTTAATGAGGTATGTGTGCTAATTCCTGGGAACATCTCATCCTCTTACCCTAATATTGgccctccaccctccctccgtctctccccgGTGTTTCCTTATCCctttgtgtccccccccccgGCTTTCTTCTCTTACAGTGTACGTTTATGTTCCTCGCTACAATGAGTTATCGCTATCCAATGTCACCTCTGCTACCTGACAGCATTGTGCAAACTGATTATTTAGTGAGAGTCGCTGCGTTTCCTCACGAGACGCTCTGACACACATGCAGCTCACGTGTGGAGCACATAGAAGAAACCAAAGCTGTTTACAGTGCAGTGCTATTTTGGGGAGTTTTGCGAGATTAATTGCTTTAGAATAAAGAATGTCAGATCATTTATTTCCACGTGTACAGTTTGTATATAGTATCGGCTacacagtgaagaaaaatgaGCAGCCTTACACAGAAGCCGCCAGCATGTGCAGATAATTCATCTTTCAGACACTTTACTGTTAAGTGTTATTAAATACTCCCTGTCGATAACAAGTAACGTAAACAGAGAATGCACTGTAGCATCAATATTGCAAAAGAAATGACACAGCAGGTGTTTGATttgaaatgttgctttaatgcaCCTGAAAACAAACGCTCATGGAGAATATGTCACACAAATTCTTCCTTAGCTTGGTGCTCAtctaaaatgtaaagtttcccTTTGAGCTGGTCTCAGTTGAGCCGGTGATGAGTCCCCCTTCTCTTTTAGTTTGAGTCCTCCTCCGATCCTTCGATGTCCTGAAATGCAACGAGACACATTGAATACTGAACAAGTATTTTACATACAGAAGAGCAACGTGTACTTTTACAtcagtttaaaaatgaaagcacACAACGTCAAGTTTAGTTTTCTTTCATGAGACATTCCTGAATATCTGCGTTACCCTCACTCTGAATGCAGACCAGGTGGTGGAGAATATGTATTAACTTTTTATTCACGTAATTCCTGCGTCTACAAATGATTTTCATCATCGATTTATTGGTCAATTATTTTTGCAATGAATCCACTTGGTGATTACGGTAAattgaatattttgttttctgatgttttaaagacaaaatgatCACTTGATAAAAAGCAATATACAAATGAATTGGTAGTGACAATAATACAGCCATGGGAAACTGTATGGAGATTGTTTTGATGTGATCATTTCCTTGTATGTATTGACAGCCACACCAGTCACGTCTTACCATTGGCTCCTGAGATTTGATAATGGCGACGTGTTTCTGGTATGCAGAGATGATACAGTCTCGcctgaaaacagagaaaatacagTGGTATTATgtcaaaagaagttgaaaatgttttctttcttgctttttttgtttgtttgtttgtttgcttgtgctCGGACTCACTTGCTGGTGATGCCTCCTCCCGGTGGAAGTCCTGGCATCTCCTCCGCAGCCAGGAATTTGATGACGTACAAAAGGTCGGGGTCCTCCTCTCTGGACCTCATCATCTGGATGATTTCTGTGAGGCGAGAATCAAACTGGTTATACATGAAGAAGCTAACAGGAGTCTAGAGTGGagagtgttttgttgttgggGTCTGGAGCGACTCTTTACCTTCCACTTTCGTATCGATATGttgctccagctctgcctcCTTCTGCAGGGCCTCCGGAGTCACCTGGGGGGCGCCGGGGAAGCAGacgatgatgatgctgatgttaTCCAGGCTGCCCTGTGGAGGGAGACAGAGCACAGACAGATCAGAGTTTGAGGTATTTActcaaactgactttttctcCATTACATTTCGTAGGGAAATaatgtgctttttatttcattatttcttgcttttgattaatttatttggCATCTATAGTAACTGatcagttactttgcagattaataTTTGGTAAACCAATACTGAACATATACAGTAAGTGACGTGTTATCAAATGTTACACAGTACATttagctactttttttttttaactccaccTCTCCCACGTGTTACATGAAAATACCACTAATATGTTAAGTCAGTAATTAATTGTAATACATGATGAAATAACTCATGCATGGGTCCTTTTTCCTGTATTATAACTGATATACTTCAgatactttgagtacattttctGCTAATACTTATACAATgtttaaaaattattttctggattaatcattagttatttggtctataaaatgccagtgtttCCCAAGATGAAatcctcaaatgtcttcttttgtccATGCCCAAACATATTCAGTTCATTATcatggaggaagaaagaaaccagaaaataatcccattttagaagctggaatcagatgatattgattttttttccttacaaCATTGCTTTAaccaattaattgattatttaaaataGTTTGTGATTGATTCAATAGTTGACACAGTTCTGAGTAGTCAGTACCAGTACTTTAACTTAAATAAAGGATCTTAAACCTCTTCAGACCCTTGAAATAGACCTGTCTACTAAGAAAATAGCACTGAGGTCTGTGTCAGGTTGGATGGAGATATATTTTGGTCTGTACATGACATAAACCCCTTTATTATGTCACAGTTAAGTACCTAAAGATGTTGatattctgattttttttttaaatcattactTAGTGTAGGCTTTGGAAAAATGCCCCTGATGATTTGAGTTAGACAGAAAACTCAGCTGGGCTGATATAAGCTGTTGCAGATAGATTGATCTCAATGTCAGTGTTTGCTGATAACTGATACAAAATTGCAGAAATGCCAAACTTCTTGTAGGTTTGAGGTCATTACAGACCATCTGTAACATGATTGCTTGTATGTTGTGTGTTCATCttaaaaacagcaataaatAGTTATCAGATTATTTTTAACATCCACTGTTGGCTGGGCTATACTGTGAAGTCATTGCAGCTTTTCCACCCATCAGCCACGTTGGTTGTGACGTCAGAGGTGCGAGGCTCAGTGCGTCCTGGAACATGTAGTCTACAACAGCGCAGGACAGTAATAAGCCTTTTCAGGTAAGATAAATAGCAGCCCATCCAGCCGGGATAAAGACTCTGAGCCTGTCTATGGAGCAGTGACACAGAGCTGCCGTCGACAGACGCACATTCAGTCTTAATCCGAGCTGTGTGTAGCATTTCTCCCCTCCTATCCCGTGTCCCCGGGATGCTCTAATGCAGCTATTTATAGGGCGAGCGGAGGATTCGTCAGTGTTCAGACTGTCAGCTACTAACAAGCGCTAAGAAGACCTGCAGGAGAAATCCCCTTATGTAATTCGTCCTCACAGAGACCCTCCCCCCCGTGAACACCTGTCAGGATCTTTTAATGTAAAGTTTCCCATTCATAAATCCCCCCGCTGCGACGCCGTGTGTCGAAGAGCAATTCAGTGAActgattttgcagaaatgtgtaGAAGTTCCCTATTACTAAAGTagattaattacttttttccatacatttttttttaattgctgcaCTCTTATCTGTGCTTTTAGTCATTACGGAGATTAGAACCGTACTTAAAATCTGGAATGACTGCTCTGACGAacaattaataaaacacaagtCGTATGTTTTGACTTTGTTGCCCTCGCGGTTTACGGCCAGATATTGAACCTCAACCTTTTTGCTGTCCTTTACAAGGTTCAATATGTAAGgaatttagtttaaaaaaaacattaaaaaaaactagcAGAAATTTTCTGAATAAGAAGAAATCTGAAGAAATAACAATGTTGACATTATGACTGCTActtactgtgttgcagagatattcactgaggttagcatgctaaccagctagccccggcccatCTCGGTCCAAAGCTCCCATTCTAGAAGTGTTACCACCAACACTCCCATGGGGCTCCGAGcctggaccgctagctgcatggctaactaagATATCTAGCTAAGggcagctacagctagcagcagttagctgttactctGGTGATTTTTTGccctgtattttcttttttgagaatGACTTTGACAGGTGGCTAATTTTTACAAagttcctgtttgtgttttaacattgaATACTTTTCTTGAAGCCTGTCGTTTTACACTGTGATCTCCCTCTGCAGGTAGAGTTCGTGCAGATTCGTGACATATTCGGGTGTTTGTATTTTCGATATTTGGAGCATCATTTTGAAAGCATTAGTTCTCATCCGTTAAAAAATTGAGATTTAAaagttcattcttgaccttgAACACAGTCGTGGAGAAAACAATCTCACCACAAGTTCCATTACGTGGCTACATTGAGAGTTTCTAATCGTAACtggttttaaatattttcacaaAGGAATGCTCCAGACCAGTTGCTAAATCAAACTTTGAGGGATAGCCAATCAAAGAAGTATTGTTGTGACGTTGGTTCTGAAACTCAGGTATTGATTGGCAGCACTGCATTGAAAAGTTACAAACGATAGTCATTCCTAGTCATAACAAACTGATTCAGATGCTTTTATACTCAGGTACTATCTTCTTCCTCACTTTTTCATCaaattattattagtagtagtggAAGTAGGCTGTGTCTGATATCACCCACTCATGCCCTACTCCCTAGTCACTTCATAGGGAGTCCAACATAGTGGACTATATAGGAAGCTCATCGGCAGAAGGAAAATCGCACTTTCAGACACTACTGAGGCGCCGTTAATTACGTCACTGCTGTCGCGCAGTTGAAACATTAAATCCCGGAGATCAGCTCCCTCTCCGCTACCCCCATACGTTCGTCCGCAGCGCAGTGCAgtgcatgatggtaaatattgcttggttAGTGACCATTGGTTGTATACTACTCTTGCGATacattgtgggatactttgcGTCCACCATATGGGGTATAATAATTCCCACTAGACATTCtgacagcactacaaaatggcgtAGTCACTATGTAGTGCACTACATAGTGAGTAGTAGTGAGTAAGATGTAGTATTCCAGTCTGCTTGCCGTTCCTCCCTGGTGTAATATTTGAATGCCAAATCTGAAAGATCAACCTTGCAAGGGTTAAGaaatgtgtctgtcagtgtcagaATCCTTTATCAAACTGTATTATTGTGTTGTTGACTTCTCACCTTATAGAGACAGAGGTCTATGACCTGGGCGCAAATCTCTCTCAGGTCATCGCACACCTGCAGCCGGCTGCGCACAAAGGCACACAGTTCCTCGTTACCGATGGCGTCCCACACACCGTCACACGCTAGAATGAGGAATTCATCTTCTGGCGTCCTCTCCAGCTCGTACACCTCGGGCTCTGGCGACACTAGCTGCTCCGTCTGCGGCCTCCAGTCCACCTCCTTGAAGTCAAAGTCACCCAGAGCTCTGGAAACGGCCAGCGAGCCATTGACCCTCTGCAGGGTCACCGAGCCTCCAGCGTTCTGGATGCGCTCTTTTTCTCTAGGGTTGAACGGCTTGTGGT from Sparus aurata chromosome 2, fSpaAur1.1, whole genome shotgun sequence harbors:
- the ppm1na gene encoding protein phosphatase, Mg2+/Mn2+ dependent, 1Na (putative) — translated: MRTARRASNVEVPSFLRQLVRETEKMVTFFFKGGTRPDEDDSLDEDDSMPSPYLDRPILEKQVSEGSSDSGMNYAVASMQGWRAQMEDAHTCMPQLKGELTEWGYFAVFDGHAGTTVAQYCSKNLLDHILATGGVKANEDPEQVKEGIREGFLDIDTHMHKLTRQDNWDRSGSTAAAVMISPRYIYFINCGDSRTLLCHNGQVVFYTEDHKPFNPREKERIQNAGGSVTLQRVNGSLAVSRALGDFDFKEVDWRPQTEQLVSPEPEVYELERTPEDEFLILACDGVWDAIGNEELCAFVRSRLQVCDDLREICAQVIDLCLYKGSLDNISIIIVCFPGAPQVTPEALQKEAELEQHIDTKVEEIIQMMRSREEDPDLLYVIKFLAAEEMPGLPPGGGITSKRDCIISAYQKHVAIIKSQEPMDIEGSEEDSN